A portion of the Streptomyces sp. YPW6 genome contains these proteins:
- a CDS encoding TfuA-like protein, producing the protein MTLHVYVGPALTPDGVRRVTPHAVVHRPVRHGDLLTLRTGPGDTVVIIDGVLHPGAPVRHEEILDVLARGTRVIGASGAGALRAAELGPYGMEGVGVVFRMCARGALESDDEVASGAPAPGDDRQPGLALAGLSWTITNAVAANVLRAAEGEALLESARALPRTERTWASLGRTARGPHTTVTPAARALREFARRRPELSDPVRRDALAALAHAAAGRPASSLEALPAWLVPRTVRLERWRRAFRPAVPGRHGTVPEEDVLRFQQLYAPDFPVRYRRFALTRIAGPRLGARGRGLAHAVLAVARERGITREALPAEAWSYWLTPRERREGSAEQRLLTLLVRSFRSAPGTAPFDDVPEELRGGDEAWRASADAVAAAAGLHERVMCAQDDRTPRRLSAEAVQDHLGEIWQADGPGALDAAARDRGFLCAAEASEAARPFVPLHRVTARSRPASG; encoded by the coding sequence GTGACGCTCCACGTGTACGTCGGACCCGCGCTGACGCCGGACGGCGTGCGGCGGGTGACACCCCACGCCGTCGTCCACCGGCCGGTGCGGCACGGTGATCTGCTCACCCTGCGCACCGGACCGGGCGACACCGTGGTGATCATCGACGGGGTGCTCCACCCGGGCGCTCCGGTGCGCCATGAAGAGATCCTCGACGTACTGGCCCGCGGCACACGCGTCATCGGCGCCTCCGGGGCGGGGGCCCTGCGGGCGGCGGAGCTGGGGCCGTACGGGATGGAGGGCGTGGGAGTCGTCTTCCGCATGTGCGCCCGAGGGGCCCTGGAATCCGACGACGAGGTGGCTTCGGGCGCCCCCGCGCCGGGGGACGACCGGCAGCCGGGCCTCGCGCTGGCCGGCCTGAGCTGGACGATCACCAACGCGGTCGCCGCGAACGTCCTGCGGGCGGCGGAAGGGGAGGCGCTGCTGGAATCGGCGCGGGCGCTGCCCCGCACCGAGCGCACCTGGGCCTCCCTCGGCCGTACCGCGCGGGGGCCGCACACCACCGTGACCCCGGCGGCCCGCGCGCTGCGGGAGTTCGCCCGGCGCCGGCCGGAGCTGTCCGATCCGGTGCGGCGGGACGCGCTCGCCGCCCTGGCGCACGCGGCGGCCGGCCGTCCCGCTTCCTCCCTGGAGGCCCTGCCCGCCTGGCTGGTGCCGCGCACGGTGCGACTGGAGCGCTGGCGCCGGGCCTTTCGCCCCGCGGTCCCGGGTCGCCACGGCACGGTGCCGGAGGAGGACGTCCTGCGGTTCCAGCAGTTGTACGCGCCGGACTTCCCGGTCCGCTACCGCAGGTTCGCGCTGACCCGCATCGCCGGGCCCCGCCTCGGGGCCCGGGGCCGCGGCCTCGCGCACGCGGTGCTGGCGGTGGCCCGCGAACGGGGGATCACCCGCGAGGCGCTGCCGGCGGAGGCATGGTCGTACTGGCTGACGCCCCGGGAACGACGTGAGGGCAGTGCCGAACAGCGTCTGCTCACCCTGCTGGTGCGCTCCTTCCGCAGCGCTCCGGGCACGGCGCCCTTCGACGACGTACCGGAGGAGCTGCGCGGCGGCGACGAGGCGTGGCGGGCGAGCGCCGACGCGGTGGCCGCGGCGGCCGGTCTCCACGAGCGGGTGATGTGCGCACAGGACGACCGCACACCGCGGCGGCTGTCCGCGGAGGCGGTCCAGGACCATCTCGGGGAGATCTGGCAGGCGGACGGGCCGGGGGCGCTGGACGCCGCGGCGCGCGACCGCGGGTTCCTCTGTGCGGCCGAGGCGTCGGAGGCGGCCAGGCCCTTCGTCCCGCTGCACCGGGTCACAGCGAGGTCCCGGCCCGCCTCGGGCTGA
- a CDS encoding YcaO-like family protein, with protein sequence MKKIHLDGTHRVRRPEETWAIIDGLRAAFGVTRVADATGLDSLGVPVAMAVRPAARTLPVSPGAGSSPLLARISAVMESVELWHAEYACPVPGITGTPAGELGLPYDVRDLRQRAGSLLSERTPLDWVAAADAVSGAATWVPRPYVTIDHQVSDGWQPPLLHSSPHGLAGGNSYGEAVTHALYELIERDCTAPAGPVATTAGRHCTASAAPAAAPPGRRVDPSTVDDPVCRATLGRITGAGAWTGITEVPNRWGLPCFVADIRSEDFPGPAVGSGVHSSPAVALSRAVSGAVQSRLTAITGVRDDPAVPPSTPGSPGADHVPVQGAEHVPWREVAGPSREFAEDTEEMRWLAGRVRELTGRPPMVVDLSTESAFSIVKVVATGLADGDVTRHAAVRAPAPGAAS encoded by the coding sequence GTGAAGAAGATCCATCTCGACGGCACACATCGTGTCCGGCGCCCGGAGGAGACCTGGGCGATCATCGACGGACTGCGCGCCGCGTTCGGCGTCACCCGGGTCGCGGACGCGACCGGGCTGGACTCCTTGGGCGTGCCGGTGGCCATGGCCGTGCGCCCGGCCGCCCGAACCCTCCCCGTCTCCCCCGGCGCGGGCTCATCGCCTCTCCTCGCCCGGATCTCGGCCGTCATGGAGTCCGTGGAGCTGTGGCATGCCGAGTACGCGTGCCCGGTCCCCGGCATCACGGGGACACCCGCGGGCGAGCTCGGCCTCCCCTACGACGTCCGTGATCTGCGGCAGCGCGCGGGAAGTCTGCTCAGCGAGCGGACGCCCCTGGACTGGGTGGCCGCCGCGGACGCCGTGAGCGGGGCGGCGACCTGGGTGCCGCGGCCGTACGTGACCATCGACCATCAGGTCTCGGACGGCTGGCAGCCGCCGCTCCTGCACAGCTCGCCCCACGGCCTGGCCGGCGGGAACAGTTACGGCGAGGCGGTGACACACGCCCTGTACGAGCTGATCGAGCGGGACTGCACGGCGCCGGCCGGCCCGGTGGCCACGACCGCCGGACGGCACTGCACGGCGTCGGCCGCCCCGGCGGCCGCGCCCCCCGGACGGCGCGTCGATCCGTCCACCGTCGACGACCCGGTCTGCCGCGCAACCCTCGGCAGGATCACCGGGGCGGGCGCGTGGACCGGGATCACGGAGGTGCCCAACCGCTGGGGTCTGCCGTGTTTCGTGGCGGACATCCGGTCCGAGGACTTTCCCGGCCCGGCCGTCGGATCGGGTGTCCACAGTTCTCCCGCCGTCGCACTGAGCCGGGCCGTCAGCGGAGCCGTGCAGAGCCGCCTCACCGCGATCACGGGGGTCCGGGACGATCCCGCCGTCCCGCCGTCCACGCCGGGGAGTCCGGGAGCGGACCACGTGCCGGTCCAAGGGGCGGAGCACGTGCCCTGGCGGGAAGTGGCCGGCCCGTCGCGGGAGTTCGCCGAGGACACGGAGGAGATGCGCTGGCTGGCCGGCCGCGTGCGGGAGCTGACCGGCCGGCCACCGATGGTCGTCGACCTCAGCACCGAGAGCGCGTTCAGCATCGTCAAGGTCGTCGCCACGGGGCTCGCGGACGGGGACGTGACGCGGCACGCCGCGGTGCGGGCCCCTGCCCCCGGGGCGGCATCGTGA
- a CDS encoding DedA family protein — MQIEVAGLLLQPELIVVVALVAVAGDALVPVLPSGSLVLAAASFSLGHGPAALALALAVASASFLGDLALLSAVRFRSGRSGTRPARHMRTAAAAEQLRDALTGRLGRTTLAARFVPGGRTMLGLVLADAPERRGAYLRWSALGGLVWAGCLVGIACLNSLWSEARWIGFAVSVPAGVVISALLARAVRRSGALTTGPKDGTGRPCPGGRAAAPPGQTLRHTPAADRPTCADGTSRGPRCRFPEVLLTPPRRRRDRSLPV, encoded by the coding sequence ATGCAGATCGAAGTGGCCGGCTTACTCCTCCAGCCGGAGCTCATCGTCGTCGTCGCGCTGGTGGCGGTGGCGGGCGACGCGCTGGTGCCGGTCCTGCCCAGCGGCAGCCTGGTGCTCGCGGCCGCCTCGTTCTCCCTCGGTCACGGACCGGCCGCCCTGGCCCTGGCCCTCGCCGTCGCCTCCGCCTCCTTCCTCGGCGACCTGGCACTGCTGTCCGCCGTGCGGTTCCGGTCCGGCCGGAGCGGTACGCGACCGGCACGCCACATGAGAACGGCCGCCGCCGCGGAGCAGCTGCGGGACGCCCTGACCGGAAGGCTGGGCCGGACGACGCTGGCGGCGCGCTTCGTGCCCGGAGGGCGGACGATGCTCGGGCTCGTACTCGCGGACGCACCGGAACGCCGAGGGGCCTACCTGCGCTGGTCGGCACTGGGCGGCCTGGTGTGGGCGGGCTGCCTCGTCGGGATCGCCTGCCTCAACAGCCTCTGGTCCGAAGCCCGTTGGATCGGCTTCGCGGTGTCCGTCCCGGCGGGCGTCGTCATCAGTGCGCTGCTGGCCCGCGCGGTGCGCCGCAGCGGCGCCCTCACCACCGGACCGAAGGACGGCACCGGCCGCCCGTGCCCCGGGGGACGGGCGGCAGCCCCTCCCGGCCAGACCCTCCGGCACACCCCCGCCGCCGACCGCCCCACTTGCGCCGACGGCACGTCAAGAGGCCCTCGCTGCCGGTTCCCTGAGGTTCTCCTGACGCCCCCGCGACGGCGCCGTGACAGAAGTTTGCCGGTGTGA